One stretch of Malus domestica chromosome 14, GDT2T_hap1 DNA includes these proteins:
- the LOC103455157 gene encoding cytochrome P450 736A117-like — protein sequence MMLVNETTSFLQPLAFTLLAIFTILIYRWYSSTTTSNKTSSPPSPSKLPIIGNFHQIDLYPHRSLQKLSQRHGPLMLLHFGHVPVLVVSSAQEAREIMNTHDLTFSDRPKSTNFEKLLYNFKDVASAPYGEYWRQVKSICVINLLSNKRVRSFRFVREEETKTMISNIMKSSPSVLNLSEMFVRLTNDVVCRVALGRKYSGEGGMKFAGLLGEFNELLGTTNIGDYIPWLSWLSRVNGLEARFDKVAKKFDDFLDKVVQEHMGQSSGSGDDDQLDFVDVLLAFQKANLAGFPLETVSIKALILDMFAGGTDTTYTVLEWTMTELLRHPRVMKKLQNEVREIGRKGEHITEDDLIGMHYLKAVIKETLRLHPPLPLLVPRIAAQDVEIGGYKIKAKTHVMINAWQIGRDPKLYEKPEEFEPERFLNSEIDYKGNDFQLIPFGAGRRVCPGIQFAMAVNEIALANIVHKFDWTLPGGASGEDLDMTESTGITIRRKIALRAVAIPFSC from the exons ATGATGCTGGTGAATGAAACCACCTCCTTTTTGCAACCTTTGGCCTTCACACTTCTGGCCATTTTCACCATTCTCATATACAGATGGTACTCCTCCACCACAACCTCCAACAAAACCTCATCACCGCCTTCTCCGTCGAAGCTCCCTATCATCGGAAACTTTCACCAAATAGACTTGTACCCACATCGCTCACTGCAAAAATTATCTCAACGCCATGGCCCTCTCATGCTTCTTCACTTCGGACATGTCCCAGTCCTTGTTGTCTCTTCAGCTCAGGAAGCTCGAGAGATCATGAATACCCATGACCTCACATTTTCTGATCGACCCAAGTCCACCAACTTTGAGAAGCTTCTCTACAACTTCAAAGACGTTGCATCTGCTCCTTATGGTGAGTATTGGAGGCAGGTCAAAAGCATATGTGTCATAAATCTTTTGAGCAACAAAAGGGTTCGCTCTTTTCGCTTTGTCAGAGaagaggaaaccaaaaccatgaTCAGCAACATAATGAAGTCATCACCATCAGTTTTGAATTTAAGCGAAATGTTTGTGAGGCTTACTAATGATGTTGTATGTAGAGTCGCTCTGGGGAGGAAGTACAGTGGTGAAGGTGGGATGAAGTTTGCGGGACTTTTGGGGGAGTTCAATGAGTTATTGGGAACTACTAACATTGGGGACTATATCCCATGGCTTTCTTGGTTGAGCCGTGTCAACGGTTTGGAAGCCAGGTTCGACAAGGTGGCTAAGAAGTTTGATGACTTTTTAGATAAAGTGGTCCAAGAGCATATGGGTCAGAGTTCAGGGAGTGGAGATGATGACCAACTGGATTTTGTCGATGTTTTGCTTGCATTTCAGAAAGCAAACTTGGCAGGTTTTCCTCTTGAGACAGTTAGTATTAAGGCTCTCATCTTG GATATGTTTGCTGGTGGCACTGATACCACATATACGGTCCTGGAGTGGACAATGACTGAGCTTTTAAGGCATCCTAGGGTCATGAAAAAGTTGCAGAATGAGGTACGAGAAATAGGTCGAAAGGGAGAACACATAACAGAAGATGATTTGATTGGAATGCACTACTTGAAGGCGGTGATCAAGGAGACTCTTCGCCTACATCCACCACTTCCATTACTAGTGCCCAGGATTGCGGCCCAAGACGTGGAAATAGGTGGTTACAAAATTAAGGCCAAGACACACGTTATGATCAATGCATGGCAAATTGGAAGAGATCCCAAACTATATGAAAAACCAGAGGAGTTTGAGCCAGAAAGGTTCTTGAATAGTGAGATAGATTATAAAGGGAATGACTTTCAGTTAATTCCGTTTGGTGCTGGTAGGAGGGTCTGTCCGGGAATTCAGTTTGCCATGGCTGTCAATGAGATTGCGTTGGCAAATATCGTGCACAAGTTCGACTGGACGTTGCCTGGTGGAGCAAGTGGGGAGGATTTAGACATGACTGAATCTACTGGTATAACCATACGCAGAAAAATTGCTCTTAGAGCTGTTGCTATTCCATTTTCATGTTGA